From one Triticum aestivum cultivar Chinese Spring chromosome 4B, IWGSC CS RefSeq v2.1, whole genome shotgun sequence genomic stretch:
- the LOC123093668 gene encoding pentatricopeptide repeat-containing protein At4g35130, chloroplastic, whose amino-acid sequence MATPPVLASRGAHAAATTTATCASQHLAAATSREPPPRVRPKRGGTKSLVLSHAAAGRMDDALEALAAAGSGDAFLHNVVIRGLADAGLPGAALAAYRAMLAAGARPDRFTFPVILKCCARLGALDDGRAAHSAAIRLGVAAADVYTGNSLLAFYARLGLVGDAERVFDGMPARDIVTWNSMVDGYVSNGLGALALDCFREMHEALEVQHDGVGIIAALAACCLESALMQGQEVHAYVIRHGMEHDVKVGTSILDMYCKCGDIGSAEGVFATMPLRTVVTWNCMIGGYALNEQPEEAFDCFEQMKEEGHQVEVVTAINLLAACAQTESSLYGRSVHGYITRRQFLPHVVLETALLEMYSKVGKVKSSEKVFGQMTTKTLVSWNNMIAAYMYKEMYVEAISLFLELLNQPLYPDYFTMSAVVPAFVLLGLLRQCRQMHGYIVRLGYGESTLIMNAVMHMYARCGDVVSSREIFDRMAGKDVISWNTMIMGYAIHGQGRTALEMFSEMKCNGLQPNESTFVSVLTACSVSGLTDEGWTQFNSMQRDYGMVPQIEHYGCMADLLGRAGDLREVMQFIEKMPIDPTFRVWGSLLTASRNRNDMDIAEYAAERIFQLEHDQQEHDNTGCYVLISSMYADAGRWKDVERIRSLMEEKGLRRTEPTSIVELHGISCSFVNGDMTHPQSKMIQEVSNFLSGKIGEMVDPTNQSDPTSLESRRTTEPNKHSVRLAVVFGLISSEARTPILVKKNVRICNDCHHALKLISKYSGRRIVVGDTNIYHQFSDGSCCCGDYW is encoded by the coding sequence ATGGCCACGCCGCCGGTCCTCGCCTCCCGCGgcgcccacgccgccgccaccaccaccgccacctgcgcctcccaGCACCTTGCCGCGGCCACCTCCAGGGAGCCCCCGCCGCGCGTGCGGCCCAAGCGCGGCGGCACCAAGTCGCTCGTCCTCTCGCACGCGGCCGCCGGCCGCATGGACGACGCCCTGGAGGCCCTGGCGGCCGCCGGGAGCGGGGACGCGTTCCTCCACAACGTCGTCATCCGGGGCCTCGCCGACGCGGGCCTCCCGGGCGCCGCGCTGGCCGCCTACCGCGCCATGCTGGCCGCCGGCGCGCGCCCCGACCGCTTCACCTTCCCCGTCATCCTCAAGTGCTGCGCTCGGCTCGGCGCGCTCGACGACGGCCGCGCGGCGCACTCGGCGGCGATCAGGCTCGGCGTGGCGGCCGCCGACGTGTACACGGGCAACTCGCTCCTCGCCTTCTACGCCAGGCTCGGCCTGGTGGGCGACGCCGAGCGGGTGTTCGACGGAATGCCGGCCAGGGACATCGTCACCTGGAACTCCATGGTCGACGGCTACGTGTCCAACGGCCTCGGGGCGCTGGCCCTGGACTGCTTCAGGGAGATGCACGAGGCGCTGGAGGTGCAGCATGACGGCGTCGGGATCATAGCCGCGCTCGCCGCTTGCTGCTTGGAATCGGCGCTGATGCAAGGGCAGGAGGTCCACGCCTACGTGATCAGGCATGGGATGGAGCATGACGTCAAGGTTGGCACTTCTATCCTTGACATGTACTGCAAGTGTGGCGACATTGGTTCTGCCGAGGGCGTGTTTGCGACGATGCCATTGAGGACCGTGGTGACATGGAATTGCATGATAGGTGGGTATGCGCTCAACGAACAGCCCGAGGAGGCATTTGATTGCTTCGAGCAAATGAAGGAAGAGGGCCACCAGGTGGAAGTGGTCACCGCTATCAATCTGCTGGCTGCCTGCGCTCAAACTGAGAGCTCACTGTATGGAAGGAGTGTTCATGGTTACATAACTAGAAGACAGTTTCTTCCTCACGTGGTGCTCGAGACTGCGCTTCTCGAGATGTACAGCAAAGTTGGCAAAGTGAAATCATCGGAGAAGGTATTTGGACAGATGACGACCAAGACTCTGGTATCGTGGAACAATATGATCGCTGCGTACATGTACAAGGAGATGTATGTGGAAGCCATCTCATTGTTCCTCGAATTACTGAATCAGCCTCTTTATCCTGATTATTTCACCATGTCGGCAGTAGTACCGGCGTTTGTTTTGCTGGGGTTGCTGAGACAATGCAGGCAGATGCACGGCTACATTGTCAGGCTAGGTTACGGGGAGAGCACTCTCATCATGAACGCAGTTATGCATATGTATGCGAGGTGTGGCGATGTTGTGTCCTCAAGGGAGATATTTGACAGAATGGCAGGTAAGGATGTCATCTCTTGGAACACAATGATAATGGGCTATGCGATTCATGGTCAGGGGAGAACTGCACTGGAAATGTTCTCTGAGATGAAATGTAATGGCCTGCAACCAAATGAGAGTACCTTTGTCTCCGTGTTGACTGCTTGCAGTGTTTCAGGCTTGACAGATGAAGGCTGGACGCAGTTCAACTCAATGCAACGTGACTATGGTATGGTCCCACAGATTGAGCACTACGGATGCATGGCAGATCTGCTCGGTCGGGCAGGTGATCTTAGAGAGGTTATGCAATTTATTGAAAAAATGCCAATAGATCCAACATTCAGGGTTTGGGGCTCCCTACTGACTGCAAGCAGGAACAGGAATGATATGGATATAGCAGAATACGCAGCAGAGAGGATATTTCAACTCGAACATGACCAACAAGAACATGACAACACAGGTTGCTATGTTCTTATTTCTTCCATGTATGCCGATGCTGGGAGATGGAAGGATGTCGAGAGAATAAGATCACTGATGGAGGAGAAGGGGCTGCGAAGGACAGAACCAACAAGCATAGTTGAGCTTCATGGCATCTCCTGCAGTTTTGTCAACGGGGACATGACACACCCTCAGAGCAAGATGATTCAAGAAGTGTCCAACTTTCTGTCAGGAAAGATTGGAGAAATGGTTGACCCAACGAATCAATCTGATCCAACCTCTCTGGAGTCGAGGAGAACAACAGAGCCTAACAAGCATAGTGTGAGGCTGGCTGTTGTCTTTGGTCTGATATCATCCGAGGCCAGAACCCCAATTCTTGTCAAGAAGAATGTGCGTATATGCAACGACTGCCATCATGCGCTGAAATTGATATCGAAATATTCAGGACGGAGAATTGTTGTTGGCGACACAAATATCTATCACCAATTCTCAGATGGCTCTTGCTGCTGTGGTGACTACTGGTGA
- the LOC123093669 gene encoding uncharacterized protein, with protein sequence MAVAARARSSPLLRALAGTRPPPPRPRSIHEGPDTIDELLDRHLSKKSPTPSPALDDDAAEALARRRLTSSRREALGLYRDILRATRLFEWPDERGVPWRDTLRANARREFEEARGERDPEVVARLLIGGRDAVEQALERVADASRRMVQAEEAKRRGGA encoded by the coding sequence ATGGCCGTGGCCGCACGCGCCCGCAGCTCGCCGCTCCTCCGCGCCCTCGCCGGCACgaggccaccgccgccgcggccccgaTCCATCCACGAGGGGCCCGACACCATCGACGAGCTCCTGGACCGCCACCTCTCCAAGAagtcccccaccccctcccccgccCTCGACGACGACGCGGCGGAGGCCCTGGCGCGGCGGCGGCTGACGAGCTCGCGGCGGGAGGCGCTGGGGCTGTACCGGGACATCCTGCGGGCGACGCGGCTGTTCGAGTGGCCCGACGAGCGCGGCGTGCCGTGGCGCGACACGCTGCGCGCCAACGCGCGCCGCGAGTTCGAGGAGGCCCGCGGCGAGCGCGACCCGGAGGTGGTCGCGCGGCTCCTCATCGGCGGCCGCGACGCCGTCGAGCAGGCCCTGGAGCGCGTCGCCGACGCCTCCCGCCGCATGGTCCAGGCCGAGGAGGCCAAGCGCCGCGGCGGGGCCTAg